CAGCTTCCAACTGCTCCTTGGGCCACAGTTGGAGAGCTACTGTTGTATATACCACTGCAAATTCCCACCGCTGATCCACAGTCAGCGGCTAAtaaatctcccccaccccatttccagGGCTATGCTCATTCCTGTCGAAAGGCAGCCACTCTGGCTGCTGCTTTGAAAAACAATGCAGGACCAAGGGAAGACTTTCTATTAAGTGTTAGCTTAGATAAGCACTGCATACACACATGCTGTGTCAATGAAACATACGCTGTTCTGTGTTATGTTTTGCACAGGGCTATGTCTGCTATAAACTCGCAGATCAAAATGCGTGTTACCTGCGGAAGATGGATGATTGGGATCTTGAGAACGTGCAGATATCTTTCAATCTGTCTGAGCACAGGGTGAGCAGTTACATGACTTCTGCACAGGGGAAGCTGAACCACTGGGGGAGGAATGAACACCAGCTTCCCAAAGGCTCTCTAGAATCTTGTTAAATCCCCGTTGCTGGGTGGATTTGTTTTCCTAGTGAACGTTTTTATACATTGAACCAAGGTGATGCAAGTGAAGCTAAACAGAACCACCAGCTCTTCCAGCTGCAAAGGAACTTTTTGGTATTTCCtcattttgtattatttgtactTCTAAGATGAGAGCAGAGAGCTATTTTCCTTCGGAGAATAGTGCTACTCGATTCTGCCTTGCACCGGTAGCCAGGTTGGATTGTGACAGAACAGTTCAAATGACACTGGGAGGAAATGGCTGACCAGGTTTATAgtgatttaatattttttgtacaaaacataAGAAGGGGGATGGAAGGTCAAGACAGTGGTGTGCCATGGGATGTGAATAACTGGACTTTAACAAACCCCAGTCGCACTGTACTGGCTTGGCAGATTCTGTTACCTGCTAATAATAATTCTGGGGAAGAAGACACAAAGGTGGTTTTGTTAGCAAATCAACAGTGGAAATAAGTTTTGAGTAATGATGTATAACAAccctctgaacaaaatgttaatgGATTTAATAGAGGGGAAAGCCAGCTTCTATTTCAAGAAGACAGAGGGCCCTATTTTTTGAATGTCAGAAAAGGGATGCCAAGCTCTGGGCCAGGCTGTGCTGGATTTCCTTACTGCCTTGATAATGAGGGCTGCTTAATGCAGACTCATCCTTTACTTTCCTCACCCCACTCCCTTGCTGGATAAGGACCATTTAGAATAAACTAACAGAGGAATGAGAGACCCCTGAGAATGTCAACAAAATGCGCCCAGGAAAGAGAACCCTTCAGCGGAAGCAGTGTTCTGGGTTCGAGATCTCTGCAGGGTTGTTAAATGAAACTAAAGAAAGAATGACAGCCCCAGAGGCAGCACCTCTGGTGGTCACAGCAGGAAAACAGCAAGTCTGTCTTGGTTTTAGTCCTGTCTCTGCCAGTCACTCAGTGTGGGACCTCAAGGTCTTATCTGGATACTCTGGTGAAGGAGAGATTCACACCTGTGTGTGTCAGGTTCCTCACCTGTAAGTAGGGATAGTAAGAGACTTAATTATTGTCTGTGAGGCACTGGCAGATCCTTGGGTGGAAGGGCAAAGGGACATTCTCATGTGGTCTTTGCTGTTAAAGTGACTTTTTCCCACAGGAGGCCTCAGAGTCAACATGGGAGACCTGCATCCAAGCTCCCCTCCCGTGAAGTAGTGTCCTGAGAGGAGGAcaagccctcctgcccccctcagaaggGTTCCACCCATCGCTCATCCTGTCCTTCCTAGCCACAAGGAAAGTTCCTGTGAGAGGGGAGATTCCATAGAGAGGTCCCTGTTCTTGACACTAGGTTAGGGATTGCTCTTAGAGAGTCTGTGAAATGAAACCAGAGACAAGAAGTCCCTTGGGGACACTTTCTTTCCTGTGATAAGCCATACTGTGATATTCCTTTCAGATCAATCAGCTGCTGCTTCAGAATAATCAAACCAAGTACTACAGAGAGTTCCTGGGGATCTTGCCGGGGAGACAAGCAAATGCCGGAAGCCTGGGGGAAGCCATCCAAACCCTGTGTGAGCAGACTTCCATCTACTGGGTCAGGAAAGGGGATGGTAAGTTAGAGGAACTACCCTTCAAAGGAGGGGAGCAGTCATTGCTTCTGAAGTGAGGATCATGGACCTGGAGAAATAATGGGCAAAGTGGAGTTCAGATATGTCATATGTGGAGACAAGAGATGCTGTAAGTGACATGAGTGCAGGTTATCACTGCTGCTGGCTTGACAGTCCAGGCACATGAAGTGGTCTCTGCCTCCCCAGACAGACATGGAGCTGTGCTAATGCAAACTTCCCCATCCTAGCGTGATAATGAGCATTAACTCTGCTGAGCTCAGTCTCCAGGACCATTTGATATTGGCCACTTTGCTCAGACTTTTAACAGTGGGGCCAGCAGCGATGGCTTCTGTAACATGGACAAAGCACTGTCCTAAGATCAAACGACTCATTTCACTAGTCACTGCATGGCTGTTAGATGCTAACAACTTCCAGCCACATCAAGCTGGCTTGGTATTGAATTAGTGAGGAAAGGCTGCATCCTATTTCCCCTGGCTTGAGCCACTCCACATGCCCCAGGTAGAAGAGTGGAATAAAAATCAATAATGACCATCTCAGGGAGCCACTGCCCCACCTCAATGGCTTTGGCAGCTAAATATTCaccatctcctctccccctccgaAAGTGATCCACTGAAGAGCTTGTTCTGTTTTAACTGAGCTCTTCAAGGACAGAGAGCTGGGAAGACTCTTACCACAGGTTTCCCATGTTTCATTCTCCAGAGGGGCAGCATTCCTACATGTGAAGGATTTGCAACAGGCCAAGCTCTTTCTGTGCattttatctcattttttttgcAGGCCCTGGGAAGAAGCGGCTCATTTACCTATGCATTGACATCTGTTTTCCAAGCAACATTTGCTTGTCTGTCTGCTTTTATTACCTTCCTGATTAAGCCCTGCTTCAAGGGGACTGACTCCCCCTGCTACTTCTCTTTGAACTTGAATTTAAATCCTGAAAAGCCTCTGACTTAAATAAGCTAATGTCTAAGGTTATTCAGATAACTTCCATATGAAAGGCTCCAACCCTGATTTCATGATGCAATTCGAGAGGTTGGGAAAGTGATAGAAGGGATCAAATTAAACAGGACTATTTCCAAAAGCATGTtgcaatatatatacacattttatttacaaCCCTAtgcctgggctgggacctgtAGACACGCATGTAGAGTAATTACATCACATAGGGAGGGGACAGGCTAGGCTCGGGGCTGCATGTACTAGTgttcaacaaagaaaaaaaattttttgttgATCAGTTAAAACTGATTGTCTAAAATTCCCCTGCTAGGTCTGTGCAATTGATTTAAATAAAGTGACTCCAAAATGAGGAAGTGGTTGTTGCTCCTCTGCTACCTTTTCAAAATGATTCATTCCAGCTTCTGCCCGAGAGAGGCTGCTGGCTTCTTCCCCTCCGCGTAGAGGAACTTCCAAAGGCTTTCGCTGCACCGTCGTGCTGCAGAGGCCGTGCAGGGGCTTGCTTGAGCTGCACTGTCTCCACCTTCCCTGCACTGAAAGGGGCTGGGCACTCTATTCAACTACGGTTCCGGTCTGTTCCCAGGGAGAAGTGCTGGGGTGAGGAAAAGGGGCAGTGTCCTTTTACTCTAAGGAAACGTTACACGCAATGTTTTATTCTAACAAAAAACCGGGCACCCAAGGCTAAGTCCATTAGTCAGGGTACTTGGTGCATTAAACGATCAGGCGCTTACAGAGCAGTGCCTACCCAAAGCTCCTTTATTTCTTCTCACTCTCTCCTCTAACCCTGCTCTAGTCACTCCACGGCAAGTTCCAAACCACCTATCTGAGGGAAGGACCCTTTAAGAGCAGACATCCATCAGGGGTAGCACTGCTACAACGAATAGAAAATTTGCATGCAATCCCAACAGCAGGAGGGCTTATTCTATACTGCAGAAGTCTCCATTCAAGACAgtacctccctcccccaactatGATGTAAAAATGAAGTACAAGCTGCCAGATGATGTTTACTGGTCCTCTTTGACTTGAACACGATACAGTGTCACAAGGGCAATCTCCAGCTGcttccatttcattttgaaacagtAATGGGAGATGTCATGCTGCTGACTGACCAACAGCCCTGGAGAGTGAAGGCCTCTCTCTGTCCTCAAAGGCATTGCAGGACCAGCTTCCCTCACAACCTGCCTCAACCCTGAGCTGCAGGGATGCTCTATAGCAGTAAGAggaattcagtctccagggcccATTCCGTCCTTTGCCTTGCTGCTGAAATTGAACAAGGAGACCACGTAGTGCCAAATGTGATGGATGTTTGTGGGTTTGGCTGTGCATCCACTAGGATTTGGACTGTGCACATCAGCCTATTTCACACAGGCCTCGAACACCCATCTGCACAGAACCACTTCCAGCTGCTAACTACCGGAGCTGGATGTGAATGGGCAAAGTGGAGGTGAAAGGTGCTGTGTCCCACTCCCACCCACCTGAGCCACCCAGGACCCCTCTCAATTTAAGATTACTTCAGTTTTGCTTTGCTTAAAACTGAAGGCTGTTCTCATTCCGGTTGAAGGCTGTTTCTGCTGAAGATTCAGCCGTCTCCTATCAGAAAGGGGGGCTGGTTACAAATGTATGTTACACATACTCTCACTAGGATACTTGTCACAAGAAGACAACTGAATGAGCAGAGGTCCCTTCTCTCCAACTCGTGCACGTTATCCCAACACGCTATCATTGAAAGCGAGGCAGACGACTGCTTTCTGGTGGCCACTGTATTCCCTCTTGATCTCACCAGTCTCCACACACCAAAGCCTGGCCAAGTTATCCGAGGAGGCTGAAAGGGGAAGTGAAGAGATATTGACCATAAGGAAATTTCACACTTGTGCCTGTTTTTTTCTTGCAAACATCCTTGGGGATATGTACTGCAGTGCTCCATACAGCATGGAATAGTCACAGGGAGTGCTTTGAAAATACTAAAATGGTCATATGCATTTCAGGCTACCTCCTTACCACATGGAAAAACACAACACACGTTGGGCttatattaaagagacaaggtgggggaggtagtatcctttaatggaccaacttctgtgggggagagagatgctttcaagcttacacagagctcttcttcaggtctaaaGGAGGTCAGGTCCAGacttgaagaggagctctgtataagctagaaagcttgtctctttcaccaacagaagtcggtccagtaacagatattgcctcacccaccttgtctctctaatgtcctgggaccaacacagcacCACCACCAGAGCAAACATGAGGCTTATGTCTGATTAAAACAAGATGCAATAGGTTTTATGTTTAAATAACAAACAGGTAAAAATAGCTAAGAGACTTAGTCAACTATATGGTATAGTGGAAGAGTGTATGAGGGATGGATCACATgcttttggggggcggggggggaagaggaagggatcCTCCTTTCCCTTGTACCAGATGCATTTGGCATGAATGGGGGAAGTCTGCGGTCTTTGAAGCATTGTGAATTGGCAGCACCTCAAGCTAGAGAGGTCAACAAATCCTGTGATGCTATAcaggcctccctccctccaagggATTTTTGGGATATCTGGCCAGTGATGCATATCTTACCAGTGACAATATACTGAGAGTCCCCAGAAAACGCGCAGTCCCACATCCAGCCACGGGAGGTTTCTCCAGGGTTGTTACTCTTAATGCTTAGCTCCGTCATTAGAGAGAAGTTTGAAGTCCTCCAGATCTTACACGTCTGGTCTGCAGAGCAGGTAGCTAAGAGCCTGGaagggaaagaggggagggagacGTGTACATGCTTACGATTTGGTGCTATGCTTCTAAATGACTCACTAAGCTGGTTCTGGACTGGCAATAAACTGATGAAACACAGCATGCTGCGGCTGGCAGTCTTCACAGGCTGTTTCCCCAACCCAGTATTAGAGGACAATGGTCGCAATCTGCCCTCCTTAATGCAAGGTAAatggggtagagagagagagactttcacTCAGAGAGGTCAGTAAATCAGATCTCTGGTGTCAATGCAGCACCGGTTCTCACAATCATAAAAAGGGTTGAAGCTTCCCAGAGCACTTCTGAGATCATTACAGGGAAATAAGTGACAGTGGTCCAACCGATACCTGAGCTGCCTcctgatcctctctctctcttgcgCAGCTGGAATGCTGCTACGGAGCCAGCATTATGTCAACAGCTGGGGGCACAGCCAGTCCCCTGGCACCTGACTTGAAAGGACACTTTTGTTTGAACCACCAGTAAATAACTAAGCTGGCAAGTCACTCACGTGGAATCAGGGCTGAACTTGCACTGAAGGGCATAGCGGTTGTGTGCTGGAATTTTGGTCTTGGGGATTAGCTGAGTTACCTCCTCTCCAATGCCACCTGTTAAATTCCAAACATAACAATTGCCCTacgaagagagagagacattattGCTGCAAAAGATCAGGAGAGATTTGAGCACcaccccttttggtctttatacCCAAGTACTCACCACCTCCTGCTCCACGATACAGCGAACTTTGCACATCAGACACACGTGCAGCAGCAAAGTGTTGATGTGCAAAGGCAGGCCGACTTCTAATGTGTCGCTGCAGCAGTGACAATTCGTATTCCCTTTCTCCAGCTGTACCTACCGAACTATTGACAGCTGCCATGTAACTGGCATCTGGGTCAATATGAACTGAATTGACAGAAACTTCAGGCTCTGGAATCAGTTGTTCATTGTGGTCTGTTTTCAGGTCCCAGATGTGAATGGCACCACTCTGATCACCTACAATTAGCTCAGCCtgcaagaaacaaacaaattctCCATAGTGCTCAGAAACACCAACTGGGGTAAATATCTGTGTGTGGCACACCCGAGGAAAAGTGCATCAAATGCAGCTGCCACTCTTGTTTAAGAAGTCTAGACTTTCCTATTCTATTCACTTACTCATTAATACGGCAATCCTTTGGATCTCCATCTCACTGTACAAACGTTAACTAGTTAATCCTCGCTGCAAGCTAGAGAAATATCCTCCTCAtaatacagatgggaaactgaggcagaaaggttAAGACCTACATTTTCACAAGCGTCCATTAATTTTCTGCACCCACCTACAGACAACgagagcctggttttcagaagcactgagcgCCTACAACTCTAGCTGAAGTCCACTTCAGCACCTCAAAAAAATCAAACTCTAGAGGTCCAGTGGGCACCGAAAATTGAAGCACTCAaaattaatgaagactttgcAAACCGTGGGCCTAAATGCTTTTCTCAGGGTCACAAGTCACTGTAGGATTTGTTCTGCTGGATCAGATCACGGGTCAATCTAATCCCCTCTATTATGTGTCCACAGCAAGCAACAATTATTGCTTCTGAGAAAGATGGCCACCATCCATAATGTAATTAGCCAATGGGGCAGTGCAATAATTTCTCCCGGATATCTGCAGTGATCAGCTTCCACCCTTAACCATGACATTTGATTGCCCCAAATGTTAGAACAGGACATTACATTATTTAGGCCTCCATAAAATCAATCAATCTAGCTGCAGACCCTGAGTCAATGACGTCCTACAGCAGCGAGTTACACAGGTTGATGACACTATATGAATAAGTATTGCCTTCTCTTTGTGCTATTTACTCTGATTTGCTCTTGAACTAATGTCCTTCTTACAGCACTGTAGTGTTCTGCTTAGCCATGTTTTCAAATGCAAAAATTGTGTACAATATTGGACACTAATATAAAACTTTCCATTTTCAAGCACTGTCACTGTACGAACAGTATTAATTAGGTGAAGGTCATCACTGATCTAATCCAAAATTCAGCTCTTGCAAAATTAAGCTTTTACAAAGCCAAACATTTTCAGGCTTATGCACAATTAATAGAGCTGAACAATCAACAGAGAGAAATCTAAAACCATTAAGAATCAACACACAGTACCAATAACAcgtcctgggactgacacagaaGAGGTCTGATATTTCACATATCTTGGCAGCATTGTAAGTATTAAAGGTGGAGCAGATGAAGACATTAAAGCTAGAACAGCAAAAACCAAACATGCCTTTGTAAACCTAAAGCCCATCTGGAGAAACTGAAACCTTGTGCTCCAAACTAAACTTATATATTTCATCATCATTGTAAAGTTGATCTTACTATATGGGGCTGAAACTTGGAGACTTCTTAAGATCTCCTTAAGATCTAAACTCCCAAGTTTTCACAGTTAGTGGCCTTAGATAAATCCTCAATATCAGATGGGCAGAAAAAATTACAAGCCAAGAACTCTGGAGAAGGATGAAACAGAAACAGATAGAACaagaaaatacagaacaaaaatggaGATTACTTGTACATCCATGGAGAAATATCTGAACAACATAAGACAGGCATTGGATTGGAGCCCTTGGGCAAGAGGCGACAAGGTAGGGACCAAGGATAACAGGAAAACATACAACAGAAGCAGAACTGAAAGCTATCAAAATGACATGGGAAGAAGCTAAGACTGAAGAAGGAGACCAGCAACAAAGGAAGACAGCGATGAAGGCCCTATGTTCCATGTGGAATACAGAGGCATAAACATAAGGAGGCCAAGGAAGTGTTTGTGATTTTCCCCTCTAAAATGACAATGGTTTGTTTTTCAAGACAAATAAACCTTTCATTGCAATGTTTGCAACTCAAACATTGGAACATTGAGCTTGTAAATATGAAATTAATTTAACGTGGATTATCAAAATAGAAGTGAAGTCAAATGGTCTATTTGCAATGTCTCAGCCGAGCGAACTGCAAAATTTTAAGAAAAAGCCCACACACATTTTCGTTTTATTGCAGGAAGAATTTAGGGGGAAATCAGCCCAATAACAGCTAcagtttaaaacatgtttaatGTGCAAATCAAAAGTTTTAAGCCTCCGCTAGCAGaaatatgtaattttaaaataggattaaaattcaaaatcagcCACCACAATGTCCTTGAAAGAATCCAACAGGCAATCTGAGTAAGaatgaaacaatgaaaaagctCCGAGCGCTTTTTTTATTTACTGCACAAGGGAGGTTTTGCTTTCACAACACAGAGAGTGAAGAATATTTCCATGGAGCAGAGCACCTGTGTCTCAGTTCGGCAGGAGATCATAATTAACAGATCGACACTGTGCACACTACACCAAGAAGTGGATGTGCAGCAACAAATGGCAGTATTGCTTACGTAACAATCACGCACTATGATGCTTATCCAGTAATGCCATCTAGTGCTCAGAGAGGCACTGGACAATCCTAGAAGTAACTCATCTACCATACTCGCACAAATTCACTCTTCGTGGAGCCGGGTCATTATCTGGCTCAAAAGTATTATAATATCTTTGACTCTGACCACCCTTTGTAGCAACCACAGCATCTAGTAGTTAAAGCAGGGGTTGAAAATCAAGACTAGTGGGTTCTAATCCTGTCTCTGCCTTTGATTTGCTTTGTAGCCTTCAACAAATCACCTTACTCCTGTGCCTCAGGACTTGCCTACACTAAACACGCTATAatggcacagctgtgcc
The Eretmochelys imbricata isolate rEreImb1 chromosome 10, rEreImb1.hap1, whole genome shotgun sequence genome window above contains:
- the BRICD5 gene encoding BRICHOS domain-containing protein 5, which gives rise to MEEERSSAANATPAERRTLAESKTPSRILWVILSVILFFAIVGISVVVIFSFTRRTTKPVLQIVRLTFQNHQGSQTNQSAFVDKSKNTVTYHVTSPSNHTTVVLFDSKNGYVCYKLADQNACYLRKMDDWDLENVQISFNLSEHRINQLLLQNNQTKYYREFLGILPGRQANAGSLGEAIQTLCEQTSIYWVRKGDGPGKKRLIYLCIDICFPSNICLSVCFYYLPD
- the MLST8 gene encoding target of rapamycin complex subunit LST8 isoform X1, yielding MNAAQGTVGSDPVILATAGYDHTVRFWQAHSGICTRTVQHQDSQVNALEITPDRSMIAAAGYQHIRMYDLNSNNPNPVINYDGVSKNITSVGFHEDGRWMYTGGEDCMARIWDLRSRNLQCQRIFQVNAPINCVCLHPNQAELIVGDQSGAIHIWDLKTDHNEQLIPEPEVSVNSVHIDPDASYMAAVNSSGNCYVWNLTGGIGEEVTQLIPKTKIPAHNRYALQCKFSPDSTLLATCSADQTCKIWRTSNFSLMTELSIKSNNPGETSRGWMWDCAFSGDSQYIVTASSDNLARLWCVETGEIKREYSGHQKAVVCLAFNDSVLG